TCCTCGCCGACCCCGTCGACCTGTCCCCGCTCCGGGGGGCGGACGACTTTTCCCGCCTCGTCTCCGAAACGGGGCACTCCTACGACGTAGCGCGTCAGGGTTACGTCACGCTCGCTGGGGGTGGCGGGATCCATCACGAGGGTGACAGCGCGGACATGGTCACCTCCCGCGAGGTCTTCCTCTCGCGGGGCTACTTCGCCCCCTTCGTCGAGACGGTCACTGAGCGCGTCGCAGATGCCGTCGAAAAGTCCCACGCGGCCGAGCCCGTCATCCTCGAGGTGGGAGCGGGGACCGGCTACTACTTGTCTCACACCCTCGACAGCATCGAGGGATCGCGCGGAGTGGGCATCGACATCTCCACCCCGGCCGCGAAACACCTGGCTAAGGCGCACTCCCGGATCGGGGCGGTCGTCGCCGACGTGTGGGAGGGCCTGCCGCTTCGCGACGGCTCAGTGGACGCCCTCACCGTCATCTTCGCGCCCCGCAACCCGGCCGAGTTCGCGCGCGTGCTCACCGACGGCGGCGAGGCCGTCATCTTGGTGGCTGACGCCGGCCACCTCGACGAGCTGCGCGAGCCGCTGGGAATCCTCGGCGTGGAGAAGAACAAGGTGCAGCGGCTGCTGGAGCAGACGCAGGGCCATCTCGCGCAGGTGGGGGAAGCGGAGCTCGTGGAGTTCCCGATCCGCCTGGACCGCAGCTCCATCGCCGCTCAGGTGGGCATGAGCCCCTCGGCGCGCCACCTGGACCCGGAGGTCCTGGCGCAGCGCGTCGAGCAACTGCCCGACCACCTTGACGTGACGGCGCGGGCCAAGCTCCTGCGATTCCGCAAGGCCTGAAGCCCGGCGGCGTCTAGTCTCCGCGGCGCCACTCCCCGTGGATGAGGGCGTCGTCTGCGGAACGAACCCGGATGCCGGAGCAGCCCCCCTCCGGCCACACGCGCGAGGACATGGTGACGGCACCGCCGCCGGCGAAGACCTCGAGAGTCGAACCGTCAACGATAATCGTGATGGCGTCCTCGTCATCGTCGTGAAGGTCGGACACCGCTGGCGCGCCGTCGAGTCGGTCCACCTCAATCGTGTCGCCGCGGTGTGTAACTACGGCGGTGGGCTCGCCGCTCGCGTCTAGGATCTCCGCCGTAACGGAGGAGCCCACTGGGATCTCGCAGATCCCCGTCCATAGCTTCGCGCTGCGGGCCTCGGACACGGCGTCGGGCAACCCCGGCGCCGGGGTCTGGAAGAGCCTCCCGTCCTGCAGGGTCACGCGGCGCGGCAGGCTCAGCGCCCCGGCCCAGCCTTCGGCCTCCCAGTTGCGCTCCGTGGTCAGGTCGGCGCCGCGCCCGGAGCTGCGCATGGAGCCGAAGATGTAGGCGCGGTCGAAGCGGGTGGGGATCTCGCTCGACCCATTGGTGTAGTTCGTGGTGCGGGGGCGAGAAAAGTCGTGGCCCCGGTCGACGGGCTGCGCCGGGGTGCGCACCTCGAAGTGGGAGCCGCGCAGGGTGCCGGTGACGTAGACGGTCTCGTCGCGGCCGTTGCGTTCGAGGGTGATCAAAAGGACGTCGTAGATCTGCCCGTCCACCTCGTCGCGCAGGCGGAAGATGCGCGGGGCGACAATGCACTCCTCCGCCGGGGTGAAGCCGGGGTCGCCCTCGAAGCTCAGCGCGCCATGCGCCTTCCACGAGGTCCCGTCGCCTGAGCTGAGCACCACGATCTCGGGGCTGTCCGCGGGGCCGGTGACGGCGAGCATGAGCCAGCCCTCCTGGCCGCGGTCACGGTCGGAGTGATCGAGCCAGTCCGGCACGACGCAGGGGGAGCGGAAACGGGTGAAGCCGGCTCCCTGGGATACGACGTTGCCGCGCCGGCTGAAGGCCGCGCTCACGGAGTAGTCCTCGTTGACGTCGTCGCACAGCTCCTCGAGGTCGTCCGCGTGGGCGATCTGAACCGACGTGTCCGACTCGGTCACCGAGGTGAAGTACAGGTCTACCCCGCCGCGGGCGGCGACGACGGAGCCGGCGCGCACGCCGGTCTCCCCGGCCGCGGGCGCGACAGCGTCGTTGCACTCGACCCAGTCAAAGGGGTTGGACTCGGAGGCGGCATGCCCCCACCGGCTGGGCTCGTCGGGGGAGGGCTTGTACTGGTAAAAAACGTGCCACGTGTCGTCGTCGGCATCGGGCGAGGCGTGGCGCAGCACGCCTGCCGCGGCTTCGAGGATGCCGCTTTCTGCCGTGATGTGAAGTTCGGGACGGAAAACGCTCATTGTGTGTAGGTACCTCTAAATCAAGCTGGAATAAATATCGACGGTCTGTTGGGCGATCGTGGCCCAAGAAAACTCGCGGCGTGCCCGCTCGAGGCCAGCGCGGCCCAGGCGGGAGGAGCGCTCCGGGTCGGTCGCGATCGCGTTGACGGCCTCGGCGAGCCCGCGCTCGAAGCCCTCCGGGTCGTTCGGGTCGTAGTCGACCAGGGCACCGGTTTCGCCGTCGACGACGACCTCGGGGATACCCCCGACGCGGGAGGCGACGACCGCGGTCTCGCACGCCATGGCCTCGAGGTTAACGATGCCGAGAGGCTCATACACCGAGGGGCAGACGAAGACGTCGGCGGTGGCATACACCTCGCGTACCTTCTCCGCCGGTAGCATGTCCTGCACCCAGAACACGCCCTCGCGCTCCTCGCGCAGGGTGTCGACGAGCTGTTCGGTCTCGGCCGCGATCTCGGGTGTGTCGGGCGCGCCCGCGCAGAGGATGAGCTGGATGTCGGCGTCGAAAAGCCGCGCGGCCTTGAGCAGGTGCGGAACGCCCTTCTGGCGGGTGATCCGGCCGACGAAGGCGACCACGGGCCGGCTGGTGTCCACCCCGAGTTCCTCGGCGATGGTGGCCTCGCCCGGGTACCACGTCGCCGGGTCGATCCCGTTGAGGACAACGTGGACCTTGTCCTCGGCAATACGCGGGTAGGCGGCGAGGATCGATTCCTTCATGCCCGCGGAGACGGCGATGACGGCGTCGGCGTGCTCCATGGCGTTCTTCTCGGACCAGGAAGAGACATCGTAGCCCCCGCCAAGCTGCTCTCGCTTCCACGGGCGGTCCGGCTCGAGGGAGTGGGCGGTGACCACGTGGGGGATGTCGTGGAGCAGGCCCGCCAGGTGCCCGCCGAGGCCGGAATACCAGGTATGGGAGTGGACGATGTCAAGTTCGGCCGCCGCGTGCGCCATGCGCAGGCCCGTCGACAGGGTCTTCAGCGCCCCGTTCGCGTCCTCGAGCGCGGGGTCGACACCATGCACGAAGACGCCGGCCTCATCGCGCGGCTGCCCCATGCAGTGGACGTCCACGTCGACGATCTCGCGCATGAAGCGCGTCAGCTCGGTGACGTGGACGCCGGCTCCCCCGTAGACCTCCGGGGGATACTCTCTCGTCATCATTCCGACTCTCATACCCGCCGAGCCTAGTGAGGAATGCCGGGTGGTGCACTGACGCACAGTAAGGGGCGGAATAAACCCGTGCGCTGCGGGAAGAAACAGCCTAGGCTGGCGGAGTGTGAAGACCCAGCCGAGAGTTCTTGCCATCGTCCTCGCGGGCGGCGAGGGAAAGCGCCTGTTCCCTCTCACCGCTGACCGCGCCAAGCCCGCGGTGCCGTTCGGGGGCAACTACCGCCTGATTGACTTTGTGCTGTCCAACCTGGTTAACGCCGGCTACATGCGCATCGCAGTGCTGACCCAGTACAAGTCGCACTCCCTCGACCGGCACGTGGCCACCGCGTGGAATGTGTCGGGCCCGACGCCGCAGTACATCGCCTCCGTGCCCGCTCAGCAGCGCCGCGGAAAGCGCTGGTACAACGGCTCCGCGGACGCGATCGTACAGTCGCTCAACCTCATCTACGACGATATGCCGGATTACGTCCTCGTCTTCGGTGCCGACCACGTCTATCGCATGGACCCCTCGCAGATGGTCGAGGACCACATCCGCTCGGGCAAGGCGGCCACGGTCGCCGGGATCCGCGTGCCCCGCGCGGAGGCAAGCGCCTTCGGCTGCATCCAGGCCGACGACGACGGTACGGTTACCGAGTTCTTGGAAAAGCCTGCGGACCCGCCCGGCACCCCGGACGACCCGGAGGTCACCTACGCCTCCATGGGCAATTATGTCTTCTCCACCGAGGCGCTGATCAAGGCCCTGCTCGAGGACGAGCAGAACGAGGACTCGGACCACGACATGGGCGGCGACATCATCCCGTACTTTGTCAACCTCGGCGAGGCCCACGTCTACGACTTCTCCCAGAACTCCGTCCCGGGGGCCACCGAGCGCGACAAAGGCTACTGGCGGGACGTGGGCACGATCGACTCCTTTTACGAGGCCCACATGGACCTCATCTCGTCGCACCCGGTGTTCAACCTGTACAACAAGGCGTGGCCGATTCACTCCACCGAGGACAGCAACCTCCCGCCCGCCAAGTTCGTCATCGGGGGCATCGCGCAGGAGTCCATTGTCGCCTCCGGCTCCATCATCTCGGGGGCCACGGTGCGCAATTCGGTGCTGTCCACCGACGTGCGCGTCGCGGAGGGCGCCTCTGTCGAGGGCTCCGTTCTCATGCCGGGGGTGCGCGTGGGCAAGGGCGCGGTGGTGCGCCGCGCCATCTTGGACAAAAATGTCTACGTTTCCGACGGCGAGATCATCGGCGTCGACCTGGAGCGTGACCGGCAGCGCTACACCGTGTCCCCCCAGGGCATCGTGGTCGTGGGCAAGAACCAGGTGGTCTAGTCAGCGCCGCGTGATCAGGGTGATACCGCCGTCAAGCGGCAGGCGGGTAACCAGGGCTTCCTTGGATTCGCCCAGCTTATCGACGTCCTCCTCCGCCGCGCGGGCCGCCTCCGTGTCACGGTCACGGCGCGTGGGGTCGGCCACCGTGCCGTCGAGAAGCGAATCTGCGATGACAAGCGTCCCGCCCGGAGCGAGAAGCGGCCAGGCGGCCGCGACGAGCGGGCTCAACTCCACCGGCGCGACGTCGGCGTAAACGAGGTGGTAGGAGGCGGGGGCGAGCCTGCTCATCACGTCGAGCGGGTGCGCTGTGAGGAAGCGCGCGCGCGAACTGCTAAAGCCTGCCGCCCGGAAGGCCTCCCGCGCAGCCGCCTGGTGCTCGGCTTCCGGGTCGATGCACGTCAGCGGCGATTTCTCGGGGAGGCCGCGCAGGATATGCAGCCCCACCGCACCGGCGGCGGGGGTGACGGCGACGGCCCCGTAGTGGGCGGCTCCGGCGGCGGCGAGGCTGCCGAGGAGCGCGCCGAGGGGAGCGCCGGGGGTGGGCAGGAAATTTTCCTCCGCGTGGGTCAACGCCAGGGCGAGACCCTGCGCAATGTCGTCTCCCGCGGTGGCCTCCGCTCGCTGCGCGATGTAGTCGTTCATGGTGCGAAACGCAGAATCAGTCACGTCCACCATCATAGGCTCCCCTCCGGAGCACCCGGCGTACGATCGTTAGCGAAACTTTATGTATTGGCAGCATTTTGCCGGTTGGTTTTGTGGCGTTGCGATATGCGATTTGAAAGAATTGAGACCATGTCACGCGACCGAGCACACGCCGCCCGCCGCCCGTCCCCGCAGCCCGCTGAAGAGCCCGCCGCCCCGCTGCGCGGTACCGCCGCTTTCGACGCAGGCCAGGCGGACATGCCCTCGTGGGGCGAGCTGGTCGCTGAGCACGCCGACAGTGTCTACCGCCTCGCCTTCCGGCTATCGGGTAACCAGCACGACGCGGAGGACCTCACGCAGGAGACGTTCATGCGTGTTTTCCGCAACCTGAAGAACTACCAGCCGGGCACCTTCGAGGGGTGGCTGCACCGCATCACCACCAACCTCTTTCTGGACATGGTGCGCCACCGCGCGAAGATACGCATGGAGGCCCTGCCCGAGGACTACGAGCGCGTCCCCGGCACCGACATGACCCCCGAGCAGGCCTTTACAGCATCGAACCTCGACCCGGCCCTGCAGAAGGCCCTCGACGACCTGAGCCCCGATTTCCGTGTCGCGGTGGTGTTGTGTGACGTCGTGGGAATGAGCTACGAGGAAATCGCCGACACCCTCGGCGTGAAGATGGGAACGGTTCGCTCCCGGATCCACCGCGGACGCACCCAGCTGCGTGAGAACCTCGAGGCACAGGCCCGCGAAGACGACGGTGCCCACGATCTGATCCGCATACGCTGAGCGTGTGGCGCCGTACGAGCCACGCGCGGCGGAGTATAAAGGGAGGATAAGTAAGCCTCACGTAACCGTGGAGGCTGACCGTGGAAAGGAGGCGCCGTCATCGTGACCGAGCAGACGGGGACGTCAACCGGGGGTGCGAGCAGTCCGCGTTTCAGTTCCACCGAGCACCTCAGCACCGAGGCGATCGCCGCATTCGCGGACGGAGAACTCTCCGCCTCCGCTGAGCGGCGCGCGTGCGCGCACATCGCGGAGTGCGCGGAGTGTCGGCGCGACGTGTACATCCAGCGCTCCGCCGCCGCGCGCCTGCGCACTTGCCGCGGAGACGAGACGCTGCGCGCGCCGCAGACACTCGTGGACCGGTTGAGCCAGGTCGGTGACCTTGAGGGCGTTGAAGTGGGCGGCCAGCGGGAGTCGAGCCGCGGTGCCGAGATCATCAACGACGTGGTCGGCGCCGCCCTGCGCGCGCTTCGCCGCCACGGGTAAGGTGTGAGCCGTGTTTTCCAGTATTGGCTGGGGAGAGATCTTCTTCCTTCTCATCATCGGCCTCATCGTGATTGGCCCCGAGCGCCTTCCGGGGGTCGTCCAAGACGTCCGCGCTGCTATCTACGCTGCGCGCAAGGCCGTCAACAATGCCAAGAGGGAAATGGAGCTCAACGGGGCGTTCGAGGAGTTCGAGGAGTTCCGCAAGCCGCTTGGCACAGTCACCGAGTACGCGGCACTCGGCCC
This is a stretch of genomic DNA from Corynebacterium auris. It encodes these proteins:
- a CDS encoding GH32 C-terminal domain-containing protein; protein product: MSVFRPELHITAESGILEAAAGVLRHASPDADDDTWHVFYQYKPSPDEPSRWGHAASESNPFDWVECNDAVAPAAGETGVRAGSVVAARGGVDLYFTSVTESDTSVQIAHADDLEELCDDVNEDYSVSAAFSRRGNVVSQGAGFTRFRSPCVVPDWLDHSDRDRGQEGWLMLAVTGPADSPEIVVLSSGDGTSWKAHGALSFEGDPGFTPAEECIVAPRIFRLRDEVDGQIYDVLLITLERNGRDETVYVTGTLRGSHFEVRTPAQPVDRGHDFSRPRTTNYTNGSSEIPTRFDRAYIFGSMRSSGRGADLTTERNWEAEGWAGALSLPRRVTLQDGRLFQTPAPGLPDAVSEARSAKLWTGICEIPVGSSVTAEILDASGEPTAVVTHRGDTIEVDRLDGAPAVSDLHDDDEDAITIIVDGSTLEVFAGGGAVTMSSRVWPEGGCSGIRVRSADDALIHGEWRRGD
- the glgC gene encoding glucose-1-phosphate adenylyltransferase, which produces MKTQPRVLAIVLAGGEGKRLFPLTADRAKPAVPFGGNYRLIDFVLSNLVNAGYMRIAVLTQYKSHSLDRHVATAWNVSGPTPQYIASVPAQQRRGKRWYNGSADAIVQSLNLIYDDMPDYVLVFGADHVYRMDPSQMVEDHIRSGKAATVAGIRVPRAEASAFGCIQADDDGTVTEFLEKPADPPGTPDDPEVTYASMGNYVFSTEALIKALLEDEQNEDSDHDMGGDIIPYFVNLGEAHVYDFSQNSVPGATERDKGYWRDVGTIDSFYEAHMDLISSHPVFNLYNKAWPIHSTEDSNLPPAKFVIGGIAQESIVASGSIISGATVRNSVLSTDVRVAEGASVEGSVLMPGVRVGKGAVVRRAILDKNVYVSDGEIIGVDLERDRQRYTVSPQGIVVVGKNQVV
- a CDS encoding methyltransferase domain-containing protein, with the translated sequence MLKDIVDVLADPVDLSPLRGADDFSRLVSETGHSYDVARQGYVTLAGGGGIHHEGDSADMVTSREVFLSRGYFAPFVETVTERVADAVEKSHAAEPVILEVGAGTGYYLSHTLDSIEGSRGVGIDISTPAAKHLAKAHSRIGAVVADVWEGLPLRDGSVDALTVIFAPRNPAEFARVLTDGGEAVILVADAGHLDELREPLGILGVEKNKVQRLLEQTQGHLAQVGEAELVEFPIRLDRSSIAAQVGMSPSARHLDPEVLAQRVEQLPDHLDVTARAKLLRFRKA
- a CDS encoding anti-sigma factor family protein, whose translation is MTEQTGTSTGGASSPRFSSTEHLSTEAIAAFADGELSASAERRACAHIAECAECRRDVYIQRSAAARLRTCRGDETLRAPQTLVDRLSQVGDLEGVEVGGQRESSRGAEIINDVVGAALRALRRHG
- the glgA gene encoding glycogen synthase codes for the protein MRVGMMTREYPPEVYGGAGVHVTELTRFMREIVDVDVHCMGQPRDEAGVFVHGVDPALEDANGALKTLSTGLRMAHAAAELDIVHSHTWYSGLGGHLAGLLHDIPHVVTAHSLEPDRPWKREQLGGGYDVSSWSEKNAMEHADAVIAVSAGMKESILAAYPRIAEDKVHVVLNGIDPATWYPGEATIAEELGVDTSRPVVAFVGRITRQKGVPHLLKAARLFDADIQLILCAGAPDTPEIAAETEQLVDTLREEREGVFWVQDMLPAEKVREVYATADVFVCPSVYEPLGIVNLEAMACETAVVASRVGGIPEVVVDGETGALVDYDPNDPEGFERGLAEAVNAIATDPERSSRLGRAGLERARREFSWATIAQQTVDIYSSLI
- the sigE gene encoding RNA polymerase sigma factor SigE gives rise to the protein MSRDRAHAARRPSPQPAEEPAAPLRGTAAFDAGQADMPSWGELVAEHADSVYRLAFRLSGNQHDAEDLTQETFMRVFRNLKNYQPGTFEGWLHRITTNLFLDMVRHRAKIRMEALPEDYERVPGTDMTPEQAFTASNLDPALQKALDDLSPDFRVAVVLCDVVGMSYEEIADTLGVKMGTVRSRIHRGRTQLRENLEAQAREDDGAHDLIRIR
- a CDS encoding twin-arginine translocase subunit TatB encodes the protein MFSSIGWGEIFFLLIIGLIVIGPERLPGVVQDVRAAIYAARKAVNNAKREMELNGAFEEFEEFRKPLGTVTEYAALGPRRAITKVLFEDPDDEPTSAPTPTPERPAGPRPVPKPPTQQARGDGGEAAGGGFSWADIT
- a CDS encoding O-methyltransferase, which translates into the protein MVDVTDSAFRTMNDYIAQRAEATAGDDIAQGLALALTHAEENFLPTPGAPLGALLGSLAAAGAAHYGAVAVTPAAGAVGLHILRGLPEKSPLTCIDPEAEHQAAAREAFRAAGFSSSRARFLTAHPLDVMSRLAPASYHLVYADVAPVELSPLVAAAWPLLAPGGTLVIADSLLDGTVADPTRRDRDTEAARAAEEDVDKLGESKEALVTRLPLDGGITLITRR